The Stegostoma tigrinum isolate sSteTig4 chromosome 49, sSteTig4.hap1, whole genome shotgun sequence sequence gcaataagtgttggcccaGTCAATAATATTCACAATTCATGAATCCAGCAGTGATGCTTGTATTCTGTGAAGAAGAAGCTTTGGAAAGTAATAGATCAGTATTCTTGAACCAATAAAAAGCTTTCCATTGTAAACAAACCTTAGTTCTGAAGGATAGTCATTGGACACAAAtcgttaactctatttctccctccattgatgctgccagtactgctgagtttctctagctctttctgttcctgtttcaatGTTCACAATACTCTCGGGTGACGCAGGAGAAATCAATTCTCAGGGTCGtctcaaaagttaaagattttaaaaggaatgCCAAACTCCTCGATGTACCTCTTGTCTAGACCCAGGTTAGCAGGAAGCACAAACTagatttctgtacttaataaAAAAAACCTATTAATTCCAAATAAATTCATTCCAGCTATGGTTAACAATTTTGAACAACCAGCCTATTGCTACTAATTAAAATTCTAATTCCCTTATAAATTCCACCTTACTTATGCATACATGTACACACAGACAGGAAAATAAAATCGGGTGCTAtggatggggaggggtggggtggattTATCAGGAAAGCAACGTAATCGGGTCTGGTGAAATGTTTCTTGTGCTGGTCAGAACATTGCTTCTTGGTCTTCCATTTTACTAGTTTGAAGTTCAAATCACACCCACTGTAGGTGAACAGACCACATGTTTCACAATCAACAATCTCCGAGGACACAATTTTGAAGTGAGATATGAGGCAGATACTACATCTGAATTGCAGAGCAGATCACCCAACTCCATACAAAGACCAAGAGCTTCCTCTTGATCTGCACATTAATGGTCTTGGCTACAAAGATGGATACATTCTCAACATTGGCTTGCTACACTTTGGCAACATCCAGTGCAAACAGTTGCAGTTGGCAACTGCTCAATTTCTGTAGATGTGTTACCAAAGATCATTCTCTGGACACACCCCAACAATATCAAAAGAGCAGATTATTTCAGAGATACTATcaactgcagatgttgcagaatctgagataacaaggtgtagagctggatgaatgcagcaggccaagcagcatcagaggagcaggaagaagggtcttcctgctcctctgatgctgcttggcctgctgtgttcacccagctctacaccttgttacctgagAAGATTAGTTTATTTTGACCATTTAGAGACCAACTTGATATATCTCGACAAGTCATTTTCAAGGGTGTAAGAATTCCTAATATCTAACATAACAGGTGGCAGGAAACAGAAAAGCAATATACCACTTAAGTGGAAAGAAATTGCCAGACATTCTGGTGTCCTGGTACACAAATCACTAGAAGTTACGCAGAGCAAGTGATCAGGATGGCGAATGCAATATTGTTACTTACTGCAACAGGAATTAAATAGAAAAGTGGGATATTTTGCTATAGTTGTACAGGCTACTGGTGAGGCCATGTCTGGAGTGCTGTGCACAGCGTTGGTcttgttatttaagaaaggttgtaaatgTGCCTGAAGTAAATCAGAAATGGTTAAATGAATAGCTGCTTGGGGTTGAGGAACAAAtcaacccatttgattggcaccatgtccACCCGCTACCTCACTCACGCAGTGGCAGCTGTGTGTCCCATCCACAAGGcacactgcaacaactcaccaaggcttctctgAGAGCATGTTTCAAACTAATGACGTTGACAGCCCaggatgcatgggaacaccgctGCCACCTGGACATTTCCTTCtcagccactcgccatcctgtcAGGGAATGCCTTTGGCCGTTTCTTCACTgtgtctgggtcaaaatcctggaacttcacACCACTATTGCCCCTAACTGTATAGTGGGTATCCCTACACCAcatggcagctcatcaccaccttctcaacaggcAATTAAGAATGGATTACCCTATGCCTAAGCAAAACCGTGTTTTAATTGCAATAATTGTCGGCACTGTGAGAAGAATCCCTTGCAGGGAGTGTATTAATGTGCACAACAGCACATCCGTCAcacaaaaaacaaaatgaaggGCATCCAGCCCtgccctccccttccccaactttGCAAGAGGACCTGATGCCAAACAGTTAATATATTATCATATGTGACATCACAAACATTGGACACCTCATAGTGCACACACCCACAATTATTCGAAGCTCAATAAGTCTTACAAAACAAAAAGATTGTTGGCAGAgtacccacacctcctcctctgcCAAAAAAGAAGCCAATGTATACACACACATTATTCAGATCAACAGGCCATTCTGTGATTGAAACACTCATCTCCCTGGGTGCCTAGGGTGTTCATTTATCGTGACGTTTTGCACCATGAATTGAGTCTGTGAGCGACACAGAAGAGATTCTAAGATAACAACAACATGGAACTCGGTAGACCCTGGACCCTGCAAGCAATCTTGTCACTCACATACTGAAAATATTCTTATGACTGAGGAAATTCAGTTCTTAACCGAAAGAAGCACGGTCAAGAGAGCAGGGTGATTTTACTGCAATATCTATCAAGGCTCTTGGCTGTATCATGCAGAAGCTCATCTTAAAGAGCCACAGGGAAATAATGAAAATATCATCAGAAAATTAACCACAGTCACAGGGCaaaggaggagggagaggagagggggttaTGGAGACCAGGCAACACAAAGGGACAAGAATTAAGCCTGAACCTCAATATAAATTCACAATTGAAGATGACGATGATGACGATGAAGAAGAAGTGTGTGAGTTTGACACGTATGATCTGGATCAAAACAAAAGGCAGCGGCAAGAGGTGAAAACGGAAAAGGATGAGAACGAGAGACGTCAGGAAGAGGAAGACAGGCAATGGCaggaggaaaaagaaagaaagaggcaGGAGGTGGAAGAGGACGAAGAAGAAGTCTGTAGCTTCAGCCAAGATGATGAGCAGGAGAGGGACCAAGTGGAGTGGCGAGAAGAGATATCCATGTTCgaaagtgaggaggaagaggaggaagaggaggaaatgGATGAGTTAGTCAGCCTGGAATCTGAAGAGGAGTCGTCAGACAGAGAAAGTGAAGAGAAGAGAATTGAGGAGGAGAGTCAAAAGAGAAAGATGgctgaagagagaaaaagaatggaAGAGGAAGAGAAGAGACAATATCAAGAGATGGATGAGAGTAAGGTGAAGGACAATGAAAATCAGATGAAAATGGAACAAGATGACAATATAGAACAGGAAGACAAAGAAACATTGAAAAAAGAAGAGAAATTGGAAGAAGAGAGAAAGCAGTTGAAAGAGGGACTCAAAAAGGAAGAAGGAAAAGACACATTGGACAAAGAAGACAAAGAGGAACCGAAGGAGACTTTGGAAGCTGAAGAGAAAATCAAaagggaagaaaggaaggaaatagAGGAGTGGGAAGAGGAAGTAAAAAAGGAAGAGGGAGGAGAATGTGATACGGTCAAAGCGTCTGAAGGTGGGGAGAAAGAGGACAGCAGTAATGAAGAGGAAGAGGGCAAGCAAATAGGAGACACACATGAACTTAAATCTGAGGAAAAAGAGAAGAAAGAGGAGAAGGAGAAAAAGAAcatggaaaaagaaataaaaacggAAGAGAAGGACAAATTGGAAGAGGTAAAAGGAATACCTTtggaagagaaggagaaagagaaagaggagaTTGAAGAAGAGAAAATTATGAAGGAGGAAGACATGGAGatggaaaaggaagagaaagaaaggatgGAAGATAAAATGAGGATAAAAGGCAAAGGACCGATGGGAGAGAAAGAGGAAACAGAAGTGGGAGAAAAGGTGGGACAGGAAGAGATAGATGAAGGAAAGGTGGGAGAGGAGGGGATAGAGATAGAAGAGGAAGGAAAGATGAGAGAGGAAGAGATAGAAGAAGGAAAAGATGAGGAAATTATGAGGGAAGAAGACAAAGAGGAGATAGAAGAGGAAGAAAAGAtgggagaggaggagaaagagggCACAGAGGACAAAGAAACAATACAAGAGAAAGAGGACATAGAAGAGGAAGTAAAGATGGAGGAAGAAGAGAAAAAGGAAATGCAAGAGCCAGAAAAGATGAACGAAGTGGAGAAAATGCAAAAAGGAAAGGCAGAAAGAAGACTGCAAATGGAAGGGAAGAAAGAAGAAACGGAAAGAGAAGAGAAAAttgaaaaagaggggatgaaaatGAACGAGGAggaagaggaaagagaaatggCAGTTGAAGATGAGGAAAGAAAAGAATTGAGTGAGGTGAGAGAGAAGGAAGAGGGGACACATGAGATGGAGGAAGATTTGGATAGCAAAGTAGGAAAAAAACTGAAGAATAAGATAGAGGATGAAATAATGCGCAGATTGGAAGAAGAATTAGTGAAGCTTAAGCTGGAGGAGAAGATGAAGCAGAATTTGGAGGAAGAGATTAAAGTGAAGCTGGAGGAAGAGAAACTGAAGATGACTGAAGAGATGAAACGTAAGTTGGAAGAAGAGATGAAATATGAAATAGAGAAAGAGATTAAGCGCAAGTTAGAGGATGAGAAGAAACGGATGGAAGAGGAGTTAACAAGAAAGATAAAGCAAGAGATGAAATTTAAGATTGAAGAAGCTATAGGGAAAAAAAATAGAATGGAAGAAGAGAAGTTATGCAGGAAGCTAATGGAAagaaaagagaggaagagaagaaaagaggaagagcagaagaaaaaggaggaagagagaaagagaaaagataaGCAGTTGcaagaaggaaaggaagaagtGATAGCCTATAATCCGGAGGTAGAGAAGAAGGCAAAAGAGgagaaagagaagagaaaagAACACTTGGGGAAGATGAAGGAGAAGGATGAGGCAAAACACAATGTGAAAGAAGACTTGAGGAGAAGGACTGAAGGTGTGAGAGCATTGGAGAAGAAGAATGTGAAGAGGAACATGGAGGAAGCAAGAAATGCAGAGCATAGAGCAGCCAAGAAGGAATACATACAGGAGAAAATGAGTGATAAGAGCAAAGACAGAAGACAGGTGGACACTGAGGTGGATCATAGGGTAGACACAAAGAGGATGGTTGAAGAAGCGGAGGAAAGAGTATGTCCTAAGGGTGGGGGAGTAGAGGGTGGTGTGCAGAAGAACATCAAAATGGAACAGCTTCCAAAAAAATCAAAGGCAAATTGGTCTGATGTGAAGCAAAATGGTTCAGTTGCCTCAAAAGTTCCAGTTTTCCCTGTCTCCACTTCCCCATCAAGATCCCAGCTGCATAGATCCTTCCAGCCAAGCTCTCGTATGACAAATACCACCTTGCCAACATCTGCCATGCCATTTGCTGTGGCCCCTTGCCTACCGACCCCTGCAATGCTCACATACGTTCAGAAAGCTCCGTGTCCCTCCCACGCCAGCAAACGTCTCCACCAGTGCCCCTTGGTCAGTGAGGTCAAAAGGTGGTCCCTGTTAAGGAATGAGTTGGAAGCATTCTATGAACTCTTTAAACTGTTCTCAGAGCCTCCTGCCCACGATGTGATTAACATTCACAATCTGTGTATGGGTCTGCGCACAATGGACATCGAGCTGACCGAGTCAAAGCTTTGTGAGCTGCTCACTCTCCTGGATGTCAACGGAGATAAGCAGGTGTGCTTCGAAGATTTCCTGGAGTTTGTCACAGACACTGACCGGTTCCTCCGTTACTTTGCCCAGCTGCCGGACAGCTGTGACTGCCCAAGGTCTCAGAAAGGACTCCTGACTGACACCGTGTTTTTTAGGATCCTAGCAGAGATCTTACGCTTAGGTGAGCTCTCTGTCGACTCGACCAAGCACATTGTCAGGTATTATTTCACCAAGAAGAAAGCTGGCATCAAAGATCAGAGGGAAAAGAAGGCCAGTGGGGATGTACAGGTACCTAGTTTCATGGGCATGACCCTTCACCGTCTAGTCCATTACATAGATATCCTGGAACCAGTTGACAGCTACGACGAGTCCCCTCTTACCCAGCAACAGGTGGATGCCTTTCGGGAGTTCTATGAGTTCTTTGACAGAAATAACCAAGGCAACATTGACAACGTCTCGCTGCTGAAAATCATGAACTCATTGTCCATCTATGTGAACAACCAGCTGGTCCCAGTTCCTTTGCAGTTTCTGGCGGTGAATGAAGGCAGAGATGTCACTTTCCATGATTTCCTGGGCATCATGTGTGACACGGGCACCTTCAGCCAATTCCTGGACCAGGCGCAGGATGCCAACTGCCAGGTATGGAATGCAGCAGAGATTTTCACCACCGAAGCTCTGTTCTTTGACGTGATCACGAAAAGCCTACAATCTCCACTGCTTGATGCCAGGGCAGCCACCAACATCATGAGCTACTACCATCAAAAGTTCAAGGGCTCACTAGTACAGTGCCAGGACCACACTGGAAGATCTGAGGACAATGCTGGACAGTCACTGCAGGATATATCAAGGGAGGCATCAGCAGCCTACAGTGGTAAACTACACCCAAGAGACAGCATCGACACGATGGATGTAAGCTCAGTGCAGGACACTCAAGGGAAGTCGCAAGCCAGGAGATCCGAAGCTTTCCAGAAGCGATTCCAAAAAGCCCTCCAAAACCCCAACTTCAACACAATCTTCAGCCAGTATTCCTGGACATGGAAAATGGAGGAAGCAGGACGAAACAAACGACTGGAGCACATGAAGAAAGGAAAGGGGAAAATTTCTATGGTGAAGTGAGTGGCTTGGCAGGGGAGTCGAGCAACGGGGGTGGGGCGGGTAGGGGCGGGTGTTGGGGAGTTTTCTCTATTGAGTTTTATGCAAGCTGTAACTGAGAGCTTTTGGCCTGCCAAATGTGTGACAGAATGTAATAAACATCTACCACTGACGTGCAGTGAACAGCCACTGGAAGGTTCCATTTTATTACCCAGCCTTATTActtgctgttttctgtttgtatgCCTGTATTTGACAACATTAAACAGTCTTAGCCCCTGCGTCCATTTTCCTCAATCTCTTTCCACTGGAAACTCCCAAGCCCATATTAGGACTCAGAACTGCCAAGTCACCATGTCCTTCTATTTTTCTACTACACTTTTCAAACATGCCTAAAATCAAGTTAAACAGTCTCTGTGATGAGGCACTGTAACAAAAATACAATCAAATGGTAAAATGGAAACTTTTATCCAGTATTACTCAAGATTGTGAAGTGGGGTGCTAGAAGATCTGTTAGAAATTATTTGGTgtaggggtcagttagctcatttggctggtcagctggtttgcaatgtagagtgatGCCGATAGCTGAGATcactgtgaaggactctccttctcagcctgTCCCCTTGCCTGAGCCGTGGTGACTCTCTCTAGTCCAACGAGAGCAGCCCCCAATGGTCTGGTAACTTTCCCTTTACCTCCTGCAGTCCTTGGCTGCTGAAGCTGGGCCCTGTTGCGTTGCGCTATAGTGCTGCCACAGGTGGGAAGCTAAAATTGCAGTGCGATGTATTTACATGGGCACCTCCCCTCACAAATGCTGACGTGGGAATTTCTGATTGAAATAATATTAGAAAGCAAAGGCACCTCTCAACACCCCAAACATGAGACGCAAACAATGCATGTTGTCCGTCAAAGGGTGGGGCCAtcattttgtgcacagcaagatcccacaattaGCAACGTGATGAGGGGTCAGACTTCTTTAGCTTCCAGCAATGATGGACAAGTACCAGTTTTAGGACACCAAACAGAACTCCTTCCCCTGCCACATCCCccgcccccaacccccaccccaactctgcTGCAGCTGCTGAAAGTGACAGCCAGTCCAAACCTCTCACCTCGCTGcctcctggaaaaaaaaacagacttgCCAGATGCATCCAGCCCACTGGCACAGCACACCATGCAGCCTGGCAGTCCGTACTGACTTACCGTCACCCCACCTCTCTACATACCACTGGCAGCCTCCAGTGGCTATGGCTGAGTTTGGGTGGTGAGATGGGGCTGCAGGTTGAGGGTATGAGCAAAAGGTGGAGCGTGAGAGCTGGGAGGGAGAAACGTCTGCAGTTTGAACAGTGTGGCTTTAATTAATCACACACTTAGGTAACACACATCACCATCTGAGGTCACAAACCAGACAAGACATCACAGCCCTGAGGGGTGACGgtggcgaggggggggggaggtgtggaggaCCTGCTAAAATATCCCCAAGGTACAATGACAGCTTCGAGTTGCAAAGTATGTTGCCCCTTTTCCTCAGAAAGAATCCAAGTCACACCGAAAGGCCCTCATGTTTGTAAGGACAGGGCTGAGGCAGAGCTCTGATTGGGCCGTCCAGGCTGGACTGGATCGGACCTTGATGTGTTTGATGTATCGTATGTCATGAGATGTGCAAACAAGTCAAGCTGAATGAAGTGAATCAGGCAGGGGAAGGCACCCAATCTGGACTAGAGTCTGGGACGGAGGCCTATTTCCGAAAGGCATAGCAAATACTAGGAGAAGGACGAGAATCTTTTAGATTCCGTAAGAGCACTGGATGAACATAAGAGGATTtctcaaaaaaaacccaaaaatagAAGCAAGTTATGGAGAAGGAAGGAAAACCAGAGAAGGAAGGAAAACCAGAAAAGGAAGGAAAACCAGAGACAGTAGCAGCAGAAACTCCTTCACAGAAAGATGCTGTGGTGGGACTGGGAAAGGTGATGGAGAAAGTAGTGGATAAGGTGATGGACAGGATGATGGACAGGGTGATGGACAGGATGGTAGAGAAATGGAAGCAGGAGAACAAGGAGAAGATTCAGCAGACGGTGGTGGAGACCATGAATGAGACCCTAGACAAGGTGGCCGAGAGTGCattgaacacagaggaggagatgggcaagaaagtggaggaGCTGGTGAACAGGGTGGTGGCAGAGGTGGCCTCAATCATGGAGAAGGTGATGGAGCAGGTGGAGAAGAAGCTGGACAAGGACAGGCCCTCGGCGGAGGACGAGGAGTCAGATAGCTCAGTTTGTGAGATGCCCCCATTTgcggatgaggatgaggatgaagaagatgaagaagaggaggatgaggaggatggCACCCCCGATGAGCCTCCCCTGACCCCCAACCAGCGGGAAGCCTTTTACGAGGTCTTCAAACAGTTCACTCAGGGGAACAGAGATGTCATTAACATTTCTAACCTAGAAACTTCACTTGAGGCCCTAGAGATCCCAGTGGAGGAGGTCGACATCTACAATATCCTGGAGACGCTGGATTCAAATGGGGATGGGGAAGCAAATTTCGACGACTTCCTGAAGCTGGTGACCAACACCCGTCTCTTCTTCCTCTTTTATAAGGAGCTGCCAGATCGCTGTGAGGGCCCGCAACCCCAGATGGGCTCTGTAGACAACACCGTGTTCTTTGAAATCCTATCCAAGTTCATTCAAACACAGATGCTCCCTGAGGACACCACAAAGAAAATAATCCAGTATTTCTACATGAAGAAGAAAGGGGAGAAGCTCAAGAGCAAGAAGCCCGACACCTGCCCAAAGCAACATCTCCCACCCCCCACATTCCTAGGTCAGTCAATCTACAGCCTGGCAACGTACGTGGACATCTTGGAGCCTGATGAGGAATATTCAGAGACTCCCCTGACAGAGGAGCAGGTCGCAGCTTTCCGCAATGTCTTCAACATGTTTTGCAGGGACAAGCAAGATCGCATCAATGTCAGTAGTCTCCTGAATATGATGTCTGAGGTGCAGATATACTTAAAGAACCCCTTAATCCCCAATGAGATGAAATGCACTGAGGTCAACTCTGGGAAAGAGGTGAGCTTTGAGGACTTTCTAGCCATTATGACCAATACTAACACTTTTGCGCAGTACTTGGCTCCAGAGTATGAGCCCTGCAAGAGCACAGTGGCAACACCCGTGGTCATGTTTCAGGCCATCAACAAGTTGGTGGACTCACCCCTGCTCTCAGCCAAGAGCAAAGCCATCATAGCAGCCTACTACCGGAACAAGTTCATAACCATGGCCCAGGACTATGGCGAGGCAGCAGAACTCGACGAGGAGGCCCGCACCCCCGATGGAGGCCAGAGCCCTGAGAGCCCGATAATGTCGGCATCGCCACCCCAAGCAGAGCCTGCCAACCCCAAACAGGAGAAGCAGGTGGAGAAGGAGGCAGAAAAGACCACGGCTGAGAAAGAGGAGGcggcagagaaaaagcaggaggATGCGGACAAGCAGCAAGCTCCAGAGCCGGCCAAGGAACAGACCAAGGAACAGGCCAAGGAACAGACCAAGAAATCCCACAGCCAGAAGATTAAAGAGGTCAGGATGAGGCGGAGGCAGaacatgcagaagagatttgaaGCGGCCATGAAGAATCCTGCCTTCCATCAGGCCTTTGAAGCTTACTCCTGGACATGGAATGAaaaacaagccaaacagaaacaaggTGCAGTCCCATGTCCCTAGTGTCAAtagtcccccacccccacccccgcagaCACCCCCAAACACCCACCCCAGTTTTATTTAGTTTCATTTAAGCTGAGGAAGCTACACCTCAACGACTGACTTAAAACTTGTAATAAAACGGTATCCTGAGGCTGCCTATTCTTAAACTGAGTGAAGCACACCTTCCTAATTAACCAATAAATGGGCACTATACCGAGATGCAACAGGTCGTTCCCATTACCTGAGTGTTGATCatttttaactgtttctttctggAGGAGCGGTGGCTGGATACTGACAGATAAAGTTAAACATGGCAAAGTGGGCTGCATCTGAAGGATTAAGTAGCAAAAGAAATTGCGGCTGATACTGTGATGTAGCACCAAAGGAGGTGGTGTCCCTCCAAGGGaatgttaaactgaggtcctGCCCACTCCTGTCAGGTGCCTTCTAAACATTCTGTGGATACAACTGAAAGGAAGACCTCCCCAGTGTTTCCAATTCTTGCTATTTTACCTGCCCAGGCAGCACTGTAGTTATCAGACCTTTGTCCCTGGGAGCAAATTggctgcctcagtgctgttttgGTAActtttgtggggtgtgggcataACTGGGCAGGTgtgtttggactttcagaaaatgtTTGCTAAGATCCACGCAGGAGGTTAGTAAACAAAACAGGAGCACTGGGAACTGGAGAGAATTGACAGGTGTGGATTGCAAATTGGTTAACGGATGGAAAGCTGCAATTGGGAATAACAgttcattctcaggatggcagttGTTACTCGTGGGGTATTGGAAGGACCAGTGCTCAGCCCATAAACTCTTCACAATCTAGACACATGATTTTGATGCAGGGATCACTTCTAGTTTATCCAAATTTACCAATGAGTCAAAAATATGCAGAATGTAAGTTGCAGGGAGATTTGCAAGCAGACTTCAAGAGATCTTAAGCAAATGAAATGAATGGGCGAGAACGTGTAGGATAACTGAAATGTGAATAAGTGTGACGTTGTTCACTTTggtaaaaaaaagacaaaggcagACTATTTCTTAAGCA is a genomic window containing:
- the LOC132207483 gene encoding trichohyalin-like produces the protein METRQHKGTRIKPEPQYKFTIEDDDDDDEEEVCEFDTYDLDQNKRQRQEVKTEKDENERRQEEEDRQWQEEKERKRQEVEEDEEEVCSFSQDDEQERDQVEWREEISMFESEEEEEEEEEMDELVSLESEEESSDRESEEKRIEEESQKRKMAEERKRMEEEEKRQYQEMDESKVKDNENQMKMEQDDNIEQEDKETLKKEEKLEEERKQLKEGLKKEEGKDTLDKEDKEEPKETLEAEEKIKREERKEIEEWEEEVKKEEGGECDTVKASEGGEKEDSSNEEEEGKQIGDTHELKSEEKEKKEEKEKKNMEKEIKTEEKDKLEEVKGIPLEEKEKEKEEIEEEKIMKEEDMEMEKEEKERMEDKMRIKGKGPMGEKEETEVGEKVGQEEIDEGKVGEEGIEIEEEGKMREEEIEEGKDEEIMREEDKEEIEEEEKMGEEEKEGTEDKETIQEKEDIEEEVKMEEEEKKEMQEPEKMNEVEKMQKGKAERRLQMEGKKEETEREEKIEKEGMKMNEEEEEREMAVEDEERKELSEVREKEEGTHEMEEDLDSKVGKKLKNKIEDEIMRRLEEELVKLKLEEKMKQNLEEEIKVKLEEEKLKMTEEMKRKLEEEMKYEIEKEIKRKLEDEKKRMEEELTRKIKQEMKFKIEEAIGKKNRMEEEKLCRKLMERKERKRRKEEEQKKKEEERKRKDKQLQEGKEEVIAYNPEVEKKAKEEKEKRKEHLGKMKEKDEAKHNVKEDLRRRTEGVRALEKKNVKRNMEEARNAEHRAAKKEYIQEKMSDKSKDRRQVDTEVDHRVDTKRMVEEAEERVCPKGGGVEGGVQKNIKMEQLPKKSKANWSDVKQNGSVASKVPVFPVSTSPSRSQLHRSFQPSSRMTNTTLPTSAMPFAVAPCLPTPAMLTYVQKAPCPSHASKRLHQCPLVSEVKRWSLLRNELEAFYELFKLFSEPPAHDVINIHNLCMGLRTMDIELTESKLCELLTLLDVNGDKQVCFEDFLEFVTDTDRFLRYFAQLPDSCDCPRSQKGLLTDTVFFRILAEILRLGELSVDSTKHIVRYYFTKKKAGIKDQREKKASGDVQVPSFMGMTLHRLVHYIDILEPVDSYDESPLTQQQVDAFREFYEFFDRNNQGNIDNVSLLKIMNSLSIYVNNQLVPVPLQFLAVNEGRDVTFHDFLGIMCDTGTFSQFLDQAQDANCQVWNAAEIFTTEALFFDVITKSLQSPLLDARAATNIMSYYHQKFKGSLVQCQDHTGRSEDNAGQSLQDISREASAAYSGKLHPRDSIDTMDVSSVQDTQGKSQARRSEAFQKRFQKALQNPNFNTIFSQYSWTWKMEEAGRNKRLEHMKKGKGKISMVK